One stretch of Armigeres subalbatus isolate Guangzhou_Male chromosome 2, GZ_Asu_2, whole genome shotgun sequence DNA includes these proteins:
- the LOC134214224 gene encoding lectin subunit alpha-like: protein MQRTVLVLVATVGVLSMAQQIKCRSPSRFMIPVFKANWFKATEFCFSLGMQLAITNSKEDHDRIVDAVKASPIYNANDTIVWIGGSDLAVEGDFYWHATGVRLVYAHWQPGQPDNWKNQEDCLSIVNVLSLGWRWVANDGNCEGLHYFVCENVEWIHNISVF from the exons ATGCAGCGGACGGTTCTAGTTTTGGTAGCCACAGTAGGAGTTCTGAGCATGGCTCAACAAATAAAATGCAGATCGCCGAGCCGTTTCATGATTCCCGTATTCAAA GCAAATTGGTTCAAAGCCACCGAGTTTTGCTTCTCCCTGGGGATGCAACTTGCCATCACCAACTCAAAGGAGGACCACGACCGAATTGTGGATGCGGTAAAGGCATCGCCGATTTACAATGCGAACGACACGATCGTTTGGATCGGTGGGAGCGATCTCGCTGTGGAGGGCGATTTTTATTGGCACGCGACTGGGGTTCGTTTGGTGTACGCTCACTGGCAACCAGGTCAGCCGGATAACTGGAAGAATCAGGAGGATTGCCTTTCGATAGTGAACGTTTTATCGCTCGGATGGCGGTGGGTGGCCAATGACGGCAATTGCGAGGGGCTACACTATTTTGTGTGCGAAAATGTAGAGTGGATTCACAATATTAGTGTTTTTTGA
- the LOC134214225 gene encoding uncharacterized protein LOC134214225, whose amino-acid sequence MNEEQPDTYDFKRLRLEDSDDENNEYPCMMISVKKHFSEPCIVDVFIENTKLSMEIDCGAAVSVISFKIYQKYFAHMQVSQCNSRLVVVNGQRLNIFGEILVKVSMNDKQHLVSLIILDGSRSFVPLFGRNWLDIFYPCWRKTFINPLSVNVVRDEVQQPKLEGKIQSNIRLRFPKIFDADFSNPIAGFEADLILKDDRPVFRKAYEVPYKIKDKVIEHLDSLEKQNVITPIQSHDQCTSKPASHSKTTTDCHQDSNSNTTNKAIARK is encoded by the exons ATGAATGAAGAGCAGCCAGATACTTATGATTTCAAACGGTTACGATTGGAAGATTCTGACGACGAAAATAACGAGTATCCGTGTATGATGATTTCGGTGAAAAAGCACTTTAGCGAACCTTGCATTGTTGATGTGTTCATAGAAAACACCAAATTGAGCATGGAAATTGACTGTGGAGCGGCTGTTTCGGTTATTAGTTTTAAAATCTATCAGAAGTATTTTGCACATATGCAAGTTTCACAGTGCAATAGTCGTTTGGTTGTAGTTAATGGGCAGCGTTTGAACATATTTGGAGAGATTTTGGTAAAGGTATCTATGAACGATAAACAACATCTGGTGTCCTTAATCATACTTGACGGTTCAAGAAGTTTCGTTCCGCTGTTTGGAAGAAATTGGTTGGACATTTTCTATCCATGCTGGAGAAAAACATTCATAAACCCACTGAGCGTCAATGTTGTTAGGGATGAAGTTCAACAACCAAAATTGGAAGGTAAGATTCAGTCTAACATACGGTTACGATTTCCTAAGATCTTTGACGCAGATTTTTCAAATCCAATAGCAGGGTTTGAGGCAGACCTCATTCTTAAAGACGACAGGCCAGTCTTCCGCAAGGCATATGAAGTACCATATAAAATCAAAGATAAAGTTATAGAGCATTTGGATTCCTTAGAAAAGCAGAACGTAATTACCCCCATTCAG TCACACGATCAATGCACATCGAAACCAGCTTCGCATAGTAAGACCACGACCGACTGCCACCAGGATTCAAATTCCAATACAACGAACAAAGCGATCGCGAGAAAATAG